Proteins encoded together in one Poecile atricapillus isolate bPoeAtr1 chromosome 15, bPoeAtr1.hap1, whole genome shotgun sequence window:
- the LOC131585040 gene encoding uncharacterized protein LOC131585040 — protein MFQCQLWARCCREALAAASQPLCSLSSVLVSSFSGELVSFRSKEVCCGWDICCPLGFSDFLSRSPKASTGAPNPESENSCCAVLVREVHGGGSGAQAGEGCCCLLQCPAKLLPCTALSLLFSTATGCTGFWGRIWTGSCTSLLPSGPPGMSVPVLCSPTLSPCSKCRASQAGLSQSPAHWLGWIGGAQGNDFLPGSILCPGHCCFLYKPSFRSVLAFSGSSKNQSYALEELDQSKGRWCSVTADTCVGGRKGHVKCAPVLLSLLCCQLELSCPGSVSISLSDFSCIFAFPNYLQCFGDGTGQEPLQLLNSHLLGRMFFVFSRALLFPLTQGTKKALLPNKHLFGSFFLFSMWCVISQPCSKAVINFPV, from the exons ATGTTCCAGTGTCAGCTCTGGGCCAGGTGCTGCAGAGaagctctggcagctgcttcccagcctcTGTGTTCCCTCAGCTCAGTTCTTGTCAGTAGTTTTAGTGGGGAGTTGGTGTCGTTTCGCAGCAAGGAAGTCTGCTGTGGCTGGGACATTTGTTGTCCTCTTGGCTTCTCTGATTTCCTAAGCAGGAGTCCCAAAGCCAGCACAGGAGCACCAAACCCAGAAAGTGAGAATTCCTGTTGTGCAGTGTTGGTGAGAGAGGTGCATGGGGGTGGGTCTGGagcccaggcaggtgaggggtgctgctgcctgctccaaTGCCCTGCCAAGCTCCTTCCTTGTACTGCCCTCAGCCTCTTGTTTTCCACTGCCACAGGATGCACTGGCTTTTGGGGAAGGATCTGGACTGGGAGTTGCACATCCCTGCTGCCTTCAGGTCCTCCTGGGATGagtgtccctgtgctctgctctcccacACTTTCTCCCTGCTCCAAGTGCAGAGCAAGCCAAGCTGGGCTTTCCCAG agccctgccCACTGGCTGGGGTGGATTGGAGGTGCTCAGGGCAATGATTTTCTCCCTGGTTCCATCCTGtgtcctgggcactgctgttttctttaCAAACCCAGCTTCAGAAGTGTCTTAGCATTTTCTGGAAGTTCCAAAAACCAGAGCTATGCCCTGGAAGAACTGGATCAAAGCAAAGGTCGGTGGTGCTCAGTGACAGCAGACACTTGtgtgggaggaagaaaagggcATGTAAAATGTGCTCCCGTTCTCCTCAGCCTCCTGTGCTGTCAGCTGGAGCTTTCCTGCCCTGGCAGTGTTTCCATCAGCCTCAGTGATTTTTCCTGTATATTTGCCTTTCCCAACTACCTGCAGTGTTTTGGAGATGGAACAGGGCAGGAGCCATTACAGTTGCTGAACTCCCACCTGCTAGGCAGGATGTTCTTTGTGTTTTCCAGAGCACTGCTTTTTCCTCTCACTCAGGGCACAAAAAAAGCTCTCTTACCCAACAAGCATTTGTTTGGGtcattcttcctcttttccatgTGGTGTGTgatatcccagccctgctccaaaGCAGTGATTAATTTTCCTGTGTGA
- the CHMP4B gene encoding charged multivesicular body protein 4b produces MSGLLGKLFGTGAGGKGGGKGPSPQEAIQRLRDTEEMLSKKQEFLEKKIEQELAAARKHGTKNKRAALQALKRKKRYEKQLAQIDGTLSTIEFQREALENANTNTEVLKNMGFAAKAMKAAHDNMDIDKVDELMQDIAEQQELADEISTAISKPVGFGEEFDEDELMAELEELEQEELDKNLLEISGPETVPLPNVPSISIPSKPAKKKEEEEDDDMKELEAWAGTM; encoded by the exons ATGTCGGGGCTCCTGGGGAAGCTGTTCGGGACGGGCGCCGGCGGGAAGGGCGGCGGGAAGGGCCCGTCCCCGCAGGAGGCGATCCAGCGGCTCCGCGACACGGAGGAGATGCTCAGTAAGAAGCAGGAGTTCCTGGAAAAGAAGATCGAGCAGGAGCTGGCGGCCGCTCGCAAGCACGGCACCAAAAACAAGCGCG CTGCCCTGCAGGCCCTGAAGCGCAAGAAGAGGTATGAGAAGCAGCTGGCACAGATAGATGGCACGTTATCAACAATTGAATTCCAGAGGGAAGCCCTGGAGAATGCCAACACCAACACTGAAGTGCTTAAGAACATGGGTTTTGCTGCTAAGGCTATGAAAGCTGCTCATGACAACAT ggACATTGATAAAGTAGATGAATTAATGCAGGACATTGCAGAACAGCAAGAGCTGGCAGATGAGATCTCTACAGCCATCTCCAAGCCAGtaggatttggggaggaatttGATGAG GATGAGCTCATGGCAGAGTTAGAGGAACTAGAACAAGAAGAACTAGACAAAAACTTGCTGGAAATCAGTGGTCCGGAGACAGTACCACTACCAAATGTGCCCTCAATATCAATACCCTCCAAGCCAG ccaagaagaaagaggaagaagaggatgaTGACATGAAAGAGCTGGAAGCTTGGGCAGGAACCATGTAa